The genomic interval gcacctaagctgtgttattttcactttttatgCAAGAGTTACCAGTttgtatgcataataattggatttgtcaccttgtATGAGCctttaaactcgtccaggaaatgcgttagtaagctcgccaaaggcccgcttactaacaaaattcaagaactcgtttaataaaacagggtatgatatgacaactcgtgccagatcctatatatatttatGCGAATGAACAAAGAAATGCGCAtgtatattcgatatttttcactttttttgATGACATTAAAAAGAATCTTTAGAACTACTTTTGAAATCATCGTTAGATACAGTTGctaggttatatatatatatataaacaattttgacCATACAGTTCAACTTTTACACACAATTATATACAAATCATGGATACTGTTAGCTAATGATTTCTTCTCGCAAACCAGCATGCCTGTGGTTTTAAAAAACTTCAAAGATAAATTTTTAGCGAACCAAGCAGAAATCGTTTATCCGGAATCTTCACGGGTGGACAACCGTCAAAGGAAGAATTCTTCAAACAAGCTTCAAAGGAGGCAGCGAAGCAAGCATGAATCTGTCCATCCACGAGGCAAGGCATCCAACCATCGTATCCAAGGAAACTGCCAGTTCTGAGAGCTGGTATTTCAGCTGAAAATCATACTCAAGTCTTAGCAACTGATTTTAAGTCCAAAGATCGACCTACGGTATTGAGATAGCctgttcttttgaaaaatatacttaacaaataatttaatatgaatatgtttGTGTGTGAATTATGCTCAATACAGTAACAGACAAAATACCAGTCTCCAGCCGTTATAAGAACAGGATCTTGGTGTTAGAACAGGACCTCGGTGTAAGATCAGGGTCTCCATATGAATGTTAAAGTAACAAACTGAAAGAACCTGTTTTTCAACTTACACATGTATGTCATAATGCATATTCTCCTCAAGGCCCTCTTTATGTGTGTCGAGTTGAATTAACCTAGCTTACGTTATCTTTGATTTAATGCAGAATCAAGATTTTTCAGTCAATCAGACGTTAAGATTGGTGAATAGACGGATGGACTAGCCGGCGTAAATGTACACTAAGAACTAAATGGCATACCCAACCATTCACGGGCATCAAGCAGTATGCAGTTATCATATGCCAACAGATGGTCTTCTTGAATGTTCATATCCTAGAAGATCAAAAGAGGCAGTTATCTAGTCTGTCACTTGCTTTTACAGTATATACATGTCAATTACAGCAATACCTTAGAGATTGGTATATAAAGGTTAATTTTCTGAAAATTAAATGGAGACAAATCCTTTCTTTGCGTCTTATGTTACCAAGGTACATTTCCTATGGAAACCTAAAACAAGAAACCTGGCAATGCCACGACAGCCAATACATCAGTATTAAgcatttcattaatttatttcttGAATGTGTTTGATTTCTTGACTGCACTCTAGGTCTTCACGAAAACATCCAATGCACACAATTGTAGCTTAATACGTCCATATAAACTTGGTGGAAAAGTTCCTACACTTTTATAAACAGTGACGCATCAATTTTGTCCGAAAAATCTTACTTGGTTGTAAACATTATTGATGAAAACATGCTGGTTCTGTATGAAAAATGTTTCCACTTGTATTAACTAACCTGATGTCCAGAGACAATAAACCAGTCATTGTTGATGTTTCCATTGAAGCATGTACCACTCCCAACATACTGTACAATATGTGCTTTTGTGTTGGTTTCCGTCCGTACTGGGGTCTTTGCATTGAATGTGCAATGACAAGTGGATGCACTGACATGGCGTAGCTGTAGTAGCAGCATCAACAACAGTGAAACTTGTTTGGTCTGGAGAAAAGGAACCATGATTTACTTATTTAAGAATTACAGACACTAAACAATAAATAAGCAATGTATAATTGCGACCAATAACAATTGGTTTGATAGATCTGGGTGACTTTTTCTCTAGAAAAAAAAGAATGTCTCGTACGCAAAAGGTATCAAAAGACGTAAGAAAATCAATCACTATTTGTAATAGTTTCCTATAATTTCAGAGTGAAATTGTATTGGCAGTTATTGGTTAATACTGAAAGTTCTAACAAAATTCAAATATACACAAACTGAACCTTAAACTGTATCAACAGGAGAGAAACCTTATAATATCATATGGTCCTTTATTTACAGTAGAGAACCAAATCCAGTAAGGAACCATAACAAATTTACTCGACAAGACACAAGTATACTGCATTCAAACAACCAACATCACCTGTAAATTCATTttggtttgattttttttaatgaggtTCCAAATGTCGCACATGGCACATAATTATTCACAAAATATGTGTAATGAAATGAGCCTACAAAAGCAATATAATTCGaatcaaaaaagaaaacaatgcaattaaattacaatttaacTTCTCAATTTGTGTACACAAACCTGAGAACCAGGGAGTTTAAACTCTAACTTACCATACCTTTACCTCTAGGCTGCACGCTTAGGTCAGTTTACGATGCCGCCACTTTTCCATAAAAAACTAACGCCACTTACTCAAACGGTCTCTCGAAACAAGTGTGCGCATTGTCCAATATAGGTATCTGAATCCATATGCTATGATTTGCTGGGATTTGCACGTGGCGAACAACTTATTCACCTTTTTAGATGTAAAGAATGAACAACAACTAATTGCGTACCATTCAATCAACAAAATCCACAATTATGTCCTTTCTGCGTTTACAACAGCTCATTCAAGTCAGAATTTACGAAAAGAGGTTGTATTACAATAACCAACTTCGTATGATGCACTCAGTTTTCGTTGAGTTGCTCTAAATGTGAGTAACAATTTATCAAGCAGTCCGTAAAATGCAATACGGGAAGACACTTCCCGCGTTTACAGATTTTTTGTTCccatatataaaacatgtagcTACAGAATTCAACATCATTTCGATTGCCAAATTTGTTTTCTTGTCCTTGGAAAAGAGGAATCGTTAAAATTTTCGGTAGTAAAATAACCTGTTTCAGACAAGATTGTCAGGCAATTGTCTAAACCCTTGAATTGAAAGACATCCACTAAACAATTTACCACTGCCATGAACCATTATCAAAAGAACCACATCTACAACACCTACATGTACTTACATcacataacatttaaaaataactgcTTCAACACCACATTCAAAAGTAACTGCCTCAACACCTCTTTTAACAAtatccatgcagagttgtcgttcctttctCTCACATAAGCTATAAATCACACGAAAATCGTACCAGATTTCGTAGgatttttttttggttaaagcattatattatgaaaagtagtctcattttcatttatattaaaaaatagtataagtTTAAATTCATGATAAcaaataaattacctaaattaaaaaaagtaaaaataacaacggtttAATTGTTGGACCGCGTTGCTAGGCTATCATCATGTTGCACTTTCAACGGTCACTGCTTCAAATGCTTTTGGTAATACTGTAACTGCTTTTGCAAGTACTTGTATTACGTCAACCCTTTTTAAACTTTGtcaatcatggattattattaatataaaatcacttgataaaattatttgtttaaccaCAACACATTACAAATACAGGAAGCTTCATGTGCTCATTTTATACAAACGTTCAAAGCACTAAGAAAATTACTCCAAATACAATACCAATTCCATCTTTGCAATCAGATGTCTAGTCTTTCTTGAATTATGATAAATCATGACAGCACTATGCAACTTTGTGATATGTatgcatacccgtagccagggggtgcgttgggtgcgttgggtgcgttcgcacccaatcttttttgacgagtaaaaaatgtactataagttgcaacCAACTGTATTTGACGCAAAAACGTTTATTcattttttccaggaacccagtgagtcttcgtatttaagcgttaaaataatgttgtattcaatatgcaaacgacaggtcaccatataattaatttctcgattaagtcattcccaagatagcgcgtgatttgtatttacaattttaaccgtagaattgttgaaatcaacagaagttttgacagcaaaatttgagaagatctaggaagctggtccccgcaaaatggaattggaatctttgttataaatggatatttgttttctgtataatgcataagtattaacctggcactctaatccgtataaaatcgatacttatgtatagatatttgatactaaatgattgttttgtaacttttgtcatcgttataaatgtctgttaaagcaataactttaatagatatcataacaaattTATGAAGCCTCgacttataacaattacacattgtgcacagcattttcgacagactgcgttgtctttttgttatatccccgtgcAACCATTTACGGATCTCCTTAATGGTTTTCCATCAACAAAAAtgtcagctatgctcaagacaagCTAATTTTGTTGtcgaatgacaagaaaacaaatcatttctacaaagcaatgtagcttttttgtagtttaaaAACACTTAATGGCATTTGTTCTGCTTCACATACATAACtctccacaatgttttaattatgtcaaactttacACTAGGAATGTCCTACTCTCAAACAGTTgctataatgaatttaaaacgttataacatatgatcaggtggacgttaacgtttaatgttcatcaactgtgacggaccttgagcatataatgggcaaatgagtacattttttttcttcgaagtcctggtatacattgttaaggactttgataccatagggccagtagtttgtggttatagtgtcttaatgaagccttaagtgttatatttttctgaaattcgtttagaaaaaggtaacttatttgttaaaaatagttttaaaaaattaaagtaaCCAGTCATACCATTTtaatttctgtttagtattgatgcagattagagaagacccagttttgtaaatcagtgtgtgttgtacaatacactattagcacttttagagcaatgctaaccctctggtactatccatagtagcagacaaacaattattttgaaaaatttcaaatatttacatttaatttgcttgatttatgaatggtagaatgttggaatggtgaaacacaccaattttatcaagattccaagattccaataaataatgatattttatacagttattattgtttgatttaacattctataaatgtgttgttgcatatgtaaacaaagtgtgtgcgcgcatactagtgtcgggttaaacaccatataaaattatgtatatccgtgactgatacaaaaggtggttattgaaaacgtggggggaatacatgtatgttatatcatattcatgtcgataagtcactgagtatggtcaatgaaagtgaaatttcatataaaaatgctctataacttcagtctctaaatacagttaaaaagtgaccagaatgtagtagtttacgtttcattttcaaaattgtctaggGGGAGGAACTCCAAAGCCCCCGAATTCAGGAGGgggacatcccctcccgcacattGCCCCTTCGCCACTTtattgctcaataacaatcgtcgatggcaaaaattcgcaccccccttttcaaaacccttgCTACGGGCATGGTATGTCGACTACACAATTAAATCACAGAGAAAAACAGAAATACTAGAACACGTCTTATCAACCAGGCTTTGATATGAGCCGGGAAGTCACGTTCAATACGTAAATAAACCATGATGTCAAATTCAAAATAATTACAGGTGTTTTCAGAGCACACACATATTTGGTTTCAATGACAAAGTTACCCGAAGAGACATATACAACAATTATGATGACAATTCTTAACAATCAATACTATACATAATCGACTATAATGATTTGTCCTTTAAAGGCAGAAGGATTAAGACGAGAAAATGTACAATTGTGGATCATTAAGGGCAATTACTGCACACTTCCTTGGGCATTTAAGCGGCTTTCATCTGTATGCATACTTACAGATGAAAGGGCGTTGTCAGAAGATTTATGTATATTTGCAAATAACTGACCTTGGGTATTATTTCTCCAACAACACTATTAtgtaatgtgtatttattttaaacatgtttactgtttgttattattatttacagcCAAAGCAGAGGTGATTCTTTTGTGAAGTATcgaatattgattttttttattttaacaaaaccatTTAAAGTGTTATCTGCCACTTTAAGCTGTGTCTTTCAACTTCTGATATGCTTTCATTTCCAAAATGTGGCACAGAAAAGTTAGTTCTTATCAATCAGATTGTGCCCATTGAACAGACAATGAATGTATGAAAATAGTAGTATTGTTCAAGTCTACTGTTCAATATAGGCAATCATAACGTTATCTTCAATACAAAGATTTAGTATTTGATGATTTTATACTCATTCGGAATTTGTACACAGTCACTTTGACCGCTTTAAAAAATGCGTTAAGATTAACTGGTGGCGTGCCCCTTTAATTTTTTTACTACAGCGACCCCTTTCAGCAATTTGTAAATGCACAGACCCCTCTTATCTGTTTGTCCAATAACCTGGCCCACGGTCATTTCACAGACGCATTGAGACATTGAGCACAAAACTACTGTATCTCATATAGAAATGATAAGCAGATACAACAGTTTCACAATAACCCTCAAAGTTCCTATTTCATGCAGCATATATGACAGGACGTCATCCTTATCATGAGAAAAGCCACACACAAATCAATTATAAGATACCAGTCAACACAAGAAACActaatattcacaaaacaaagaTGGCAACATTTTTAACATTGGTGGTATATGTTTTTGCACAATTTTTGACTGGCCATGGATTCTTATTGGACGACAATTCAGTAACTAATCTTTTAGGTGCCCTGCAGCAAGAAAAGATCGCTAGGAGTGCTCTTCAAAGTGAGGTAGAAACGCTACGAAATGATGTCAAATCCCTGACGGCCCGTCACACGGCATGTATGTACTACTGGTTAAAGCTATATTAATTGGCGCAGTAAACATTATATTAAGTTATGAAAATGAAAtctctttttttcaaagaattgaCTAGAATTCGTACATCTGTCAAATATAGAAGTAATGTTCTTTTTAATGCCATAGTAaaatatatgcatgcattcataTTTTAACTATAATAACATTCTGGAGACACTTGTTAACGTCTTTCATTTCTCCATTTAAAGCTCAATGTAACTGCCCACCGAGCAAAGCCGTTGCATTTTCCGCAACTATGACTGTTGACATCAGTAATCTGGGAGAAAGCCAGCCAATAATCTATGACAAGGTCATCACCAATGTAGGCAGAGCTTATGACTCAAGACACGGAACCTTCCGAGCACCAGTGGGCGGGACTTACAAATTCACCTTTTCCGTATTGCAGGTTTGCAAAGCATGAATAATAAATTTGTGTAATAAATATACTTGCAAATGTTAGTTTGCTTTAGTACTTTGAAATATGAAACTCTAAAAGTGGTAAATATTATAATGAGAACAAATCAGGCATTTGATAATGTTTGAAAATAGGTGTGGTTCAGCATGAACTGGTGTCTCATATTATTTTGAGTTATACAAAAACTTATAAGAGCTTCTTTTCTTCTAATAATAACTGTATAGCATAATTACAGACTGTAATGACAATAGAATCaataatgaaatatatactgttttTCTTGATTATGGGacgtttataataaaaatgcatgACTTGATTAATTTTGTAAACGTACAATTGGTATATAATGCCTAAGCATTTTGTTTAGACAGTCTTAAGAAAATACACACCAGTACATGGATAAGAGCTATTATTGCCCTTCTGTTAGTTGTTAACTTTGGCGTAAACAAACGTGTTTGTTTGCAAAATCTTAACGGACTCTACTTGCTTATGCAAATCCTGTGATCGTTATACttattaatataataacaatTGAGTTTGCCATTATGATTCTAACATTCGATTCTATTCGCTAAAGAAACTaactaaacaaataatataaaattatttagatTTTGAAGATTTATTCATGCCCTGGCATATTCTTGGCATATTCTTATTCAAGGATGAAAAACATATGCATCTTAAAAAAGTTCGCAAACATGCATGACTCCTATTGGTGTTGGATTCCTTCTAAAAGAAGGTCAATTTAAACTGAGCTGTTTTAAAAAGAGTTTTACATGTGACCTTCAATATAGCTCTGAGGTAGTTATACGGATGATTATCCCAACAAGCCATTTCGTAATGTTGGTCATTTTTGGATATGCGTGGTATAGTTACATAATggatgacaaagttacagtccaTGCATTCTGTAGTTTAATCAAATGTAACTGTTTACCACTGTAACCATGACCTTTGAGGTTGGAAGACATGTGTTTCCTTTATCACATGGTCTTATGGCGCTAAGCACGtgtgcaaaattatttaaaatccatCGATTTATGGAAAATGTTAGGTTGAAGTAGGAATTTATAACATGTTTCAAGGAAATTTTGACCTTTAacctcaaattgtgaccttgttTTCAATGTAGGGATACGTACCGGTATATTACACACGAAAATTtacttttgacgatttacaatTTTGCTTTGTTGTGTTAAAATGCCTCAATTTATGGTAAGGTTATGAATGGCGCAACTATTAAAAGTAATTAGTGGCCAGATTTCGATCTTTCAGGAAGGGAGCCGGGTGTTTCATGCCAGACTTTGCCTGATGatgttttaaatttgatcaaAGACATTTAAATACATctaaaaatatatgcaaaattatggcCAAGACAGGTATTTTCATATGGACATCCGGTCGCACAGGTTGACTGAGCGAAAATTATATGCTGCCTTCTTCAAAGGGTTGCATAAGAAagctatatagagaataacagcaAGCCTCGCCGTCATATTagtctaagcctcgcctgatatattagaaaacgatgggacagtaacctgtttttatattatcataccacattttcctataAATCTGCgtaacaatccattttttatatttaaaatgtacggattcccgctgattttgctgatccggcttttacacgttgacatacatgtagcaacggcgttcgaaaagacgacacgaataatcgcttattttaaacatcgcaaagagaaaaaagttgtttgcactacgaatgggaagagtacaaccGCTTTAATAATAAACGTCTTGAAATGGAGACCAAttgactgcagcgacaaatttaattgAGGAACATACTTCACCAAATAGTTTTGAGAgtccattttggagatgtgtattgaaattgacagttTGATCATGGTgtcaatatttacattaaaaaagccTGTTAAATCGTGtatttaaatagttgaggattagcatacagttatcatttgtcttgacatTCTGTGCAatacttgcgagtgcaatgactatatcgatatttaagattaaTTGTCCGATTGATGAAGTCGTtaaacttctgtagtgcgggctgtggtgattttttaaaaataaacgtttttgtgatgaCTTTAAAcgagaataaaatatgtacgttcttggcatcaaattgtttgttttgttaaacctgattcatgttgatagaaattgttgactttattgcaaatcccacgtaactcaaAACagtgactgatataagaacttcttgttgaccatgatttaaaaaaaattatgtcaggcaacgttatatgaggcggtggtatgataaaaaaaactaccAATCCTTcgcatagctaaagaaacttcagcgtacagtttatatagtacaTGTATTCACATACctgtcgcgccagtcaaaaatcataaaaaccgGCATtcaaagttatggtagccagaactatccTTACCAATTTTATTGGAAACAACTGACATTTTAGTTTTACCTAAAGCAgggtttattttcatattttaatctgGCCACGTTTTTGAGAAGGGGATCTGGAGCAAAAATTACACATTTATTAATTACTCAAGGCAAAAGCCGCCTAGAGACTCTATTGTTTATGTGAAGGGATGCAGGTATAAGAAACTTGAATTAACTGAACATCTTATAAATCCTTACATCTTCATCAACCTATGGGAACAAGCTTAATGATCTTGTGTCATGAAAGGCACCAGCTGAAAAGTCCCTATATACAGAGAACCAGCTTAATTCATGTTCATAGTTGCTACCCTCTCAATGATTATTTGTACTTAATGagggtaaaaaatatttaattaactgGAAACCACCTAAGGTATTTTTCAGTCTTACGggacacaggtggttagcgtgtggctatgatattaattagtgaaaacatcattttgaatgataaataatcatattataacgaaaaattaacttttctgaaaaaaaatatttcactatcaaatatatatataacaaggtatgcaactcaaaatcagcccaaaacggggtgcatcgctttgaacagccatatcttcatcaattttgcagcgattttcacgatctcggtcttattcaacgcagaaatgaatttcctttctggaaatgtatatgtcttgcaatatttttacaaatgctgggtcaacttttaagaaataacacgatacacgttataatatgattatttatcattcaaaatgatgttttcactaattaatatcatagccacacgctaaccacctgtgttacgGGACACCACTTAAATTACCTACTAAACTTGCAGGGAACCAACAATATGTGGATACAGGTCGAACTAGTGAAGAACGGCAAAGTAATTGGGCGTGTAAAAGTTGGAGACTATGGCTACTGGGCAATAGGTAAAAATACACGAATAATTGCTCTAACATAGGAATAAGAACAAAGACTGATTTGctattaaattttgttaattggtATTATTCAGATATTTGGTCATACATATTGATATCTCTTCTTCTGTTCTACTAGGCAACTTCAATATCAATATGCATTTACTTTTTCTGTCGTATACTCACTATCACAATTTGAATAATTCAAAGCAGTCTCAAAATATAATGCCAACACTAATTGAACAAgacaatttgaccttgacctttgaactggtTTCAAAATCGATAGGCGTCTTCCTTTCCTTACAAATAACTGTCATAACAATGTTCACCCGCTTCTTCAAAATTTGGCTTAACAAAATGCCACAAACATTTCAATTAGacttacaaatattttaatatacaaaaaactgTTTAACAGGAACCAACATAATCAACACCCACCTCGACGCAGGCGATGATGTTTGGGTTCAGCACTCGACCAATCAGGGTTCGAACATGATCATGTCACGAAATGGCGGCTACACGATGTTCACCGGACACCTTGTGACGGCCGATTAGATTAGTTTTCTATTGACTGCAATAGTCTATGGTGTATTGTTGtcatgaaataataaataaaaacttattcAGTGCATGTACGTACATcttaattttacaaattttaacaCATTTTCCATTCCAGATCATAACATGTACAAGTCCATGACAATTTTTAAAATCGGCAACCTATATGATGCTAATTTCAAACACTAGATAATAACACGTAATGAGATCGTGCAACCACAACAGATATTTAACGTTTTACCAATGAATTTACCGAAATTTAATTAACTGTTCCATCCCATGCTATGTCTCCATGTTAAGTAGCTACGCAACAATTTGAGCGCAATATCTCCGTCATatacgcaaatgttcgttgtagttatgatatttgtgaggaaacagtaatactgaaca from Dreissena polymorpha isolate Duluth1 chromosome 1, UMN_Dpol_1.0, whole genome shotgun sequence carries:
- the LOC127859939 gene encoding complement C1q tumor necrosis factor-related protein 3-like, with translation MATFLTLVVYVFAQFLTGHGFLLDDNSVTNLLGALQQEKIARSALQSEVETLRNDVKSLTARHTASQCNCPPSKAVAFSATMTVDISNLGESQPIIYDKVITNVGRAYDSRHGTFRAPVGGTYKFTFSVLQGTNNMWIQVELVKNGKVIGRVKVGDYGYWAIGTNIINTHLDAGDDVWVQHSTNQGSNMIMSRNGGYTMFTGHLVTAD